In Carya illinoinensis cultivar Pawnee chromosome 7, C.illinoinensisPawnee_v1, whole genome shotgun sequence, the following are encoded in one genomic region:
- the LOC122315027 gene encoding glutamate receptor 3.6-like translates to MNISRILFMLFCSWLLITTGTSVSKRPDVVNIGAILSFNSSIGKVAKVALEAAVEDVNSNPVVLSGTKLKLLMQDTKLSSGFLGIVEALRFMENDTVAIIGPQHSVMAHVVSHIANELQVPLLSFAATDPTLNSLQFPYFVRTTQSDLFQMATVADIVRYYEWQDVIAIYVDDDHGRNGVVALGDKLADNRCKISYKAPMNPKLSREDITKTLVKVALMESRVIILHIYATWGLEVLDVALNMGMMGSGYVWITTDWLSTILDTESSLPLDAMESTQGVLTLRMHTPDSELKMKFFSRWSNLTAAKSDNGLFGLNSYGLYAYDTVMLLAQALDAFLNQRENISFSNDPSLSEFRGGNLHFDNMSIFDEGNHLLNSILQVNITGVTGQIKFTSNGNLMHPAYEVINVVGKGMRTIGYWSNSSRLSAVPPENLNTGTTSDHLYGVLWPGQTTQKPRGWVFSSNGRQLRVGVPNLVSFHQFVLRVGSSDIFQGYCIDVFKAAVELLPYALPYKFIPFGDGHSNPIKKDLLYKITTGEFDAAVGDITITTNRTKMVDFTQPYIESGLVVVAPVRKLNSSAWAFLRPFTPTMWGVTGIFFLVVGAVVWVLERRTNDDFQGHPRKQFVTTVWFSFSTMFFTHREKVDSTLGRLVLIIWLFAVLILNSSYTASLTSILTVEQLSSPIKGIESLATSNDPIGYQNGTFIDSYLTEEYHIQKSRLVPLNSEEGYEKALKDGPQKGGVSAIVDMRARLEFFLSTRCEFSIVGQEFTKMGWGFAFPRESPLAVDLSTAILKLSENGELQNIHDKWLTRKACSLEGAKQDVDRLPLKSFWGLFLLCGSACLIALLLYIIKMVRQYMRRSGQSSQSQSAPIQSFLAFVKEKEEDDNRMELEDGQSGSKRRRRKIVSNGRVRKLDESVNDSDHASVCSGIVNEVHRVV, encoded by the exons ATGAATATATCGAGGATTCTGTTTATGTTGTTCTGCAGTTGGCTTTTAATCACCACTGGTACTAGTGTTTCTAAAAGACCCGATGTTGTCAACATTGGGGCTATTTTGTCCTTCAATTCTTCCATTGGCAAAGTGGCAAAAGTTGCGCTAGAAGCTGCAGTAGAAGATGTCAACTCCAATCCAGTTGTTCTAAGTGGAACAAAGCTGAAACTCTTGATGCAGGATACAAAATTATCTAGCGGATTTCTCGGAATTGTCGAGG CTTTACGGTTTATGGAGAATGATACAGTGGCCATAATTGGTCCCCAGCACTCAGTAATGGCTCATGTAGTTTCACATATTGCGAATGAGCTCCAAGTCCCTCTATTATCCTTTGCAGCAACTGACCCCACTCTGAATTCACTTCAGTTCCCTTACTTTGTTCGAACAACGCAAAGTGATCTCTTCCAAATGGCTACAGTTGCAGATATTGTACGATACTACGAATGGCAAGATGTCATAGCAatctatgttgatgatgatCATGGCAGGAATGGGGTTGTTGCATTGGGAGACAAGCTAGCTGATAATCGCTGTAAAATCTCATACAAAGCACCTATGAACCCCAAACTAAGCCGGGAAGACATCACCAAGACACTGGTTAAGGTGGCTTTGATGGAGTCTCGGGTTATTATCCTCCACATTTATGCTACCTGGGGTCTCGAGGTACTTGATGTGGCATTGAATATGGGAATGATGGGAAGTGGATATGTGTGGATAACTACTGATTGGCTCTCTACCATACTTGACACAGAATCTTCACTCCCATTAGATGCTATGGAAAGTACTCAAGGCGTTCTTACGTTGCGTATGCACACTCCGGATTCAGaactcaaaatgaaatttttttctagATGGAGCAACTTAACTGCTGCAAAGTCGGATAATGGTCTTTTTGGACTAAATAGTTATGGTCTTTATGCCTACGACACTGTCATGCTTCTTGCGCAGGCACTTGACGCATTCTTAAATCAGAGGGagaacatttcattttcaaatgatcCGAGTTTAAGCGAGTTTCGTGGAGGGAACTTGCATTTTGATAATATGAGCATCTTTGATGAAGGGAATCATTTGCTTAATAGCATTTTGCAGGTTAACATAACTGGCGTTACAGGCCAAATCAAGTTCACTTCAAATGGGAATCTCATGCATCCGGCTTATGAAGTCATCAATGTCGTTGGCAAAGGGATGAGGACAATCGGTTATTGGTCCAATTCTTCCCGTTTATCTGCTGTGCCTCCAGAAAACCTCAACACAGGAACCACTTCCGATCATCTTTATGGTGTACTATGGCCTGGACAGACAACCCAAAAGCCTCGTGGGTGGGTATTCTCAAGCAACGGAAGGCAACTACGAGTTGGAGTACCAAACCTTGTCAGTTTCCATCAATTTGTCTTACGAGTTGGTAGCTCAGATATCTTTCAAGGATATTGCATTGATGTATTCAAAGCTGCAGTTGAATTATTGCCATATGCGCTCCCGTATAAATTTATTCCATTCGGAGATGGACATAGCAATCCAATAAAGAAGGATCTTCTGTACAAGATCACAACGGGG GAATTTGATGCGGCAGTTGGCGACATTACAATTACCACCAATCGGACAAAGATGGTAGATTTTACACAGCCATACATTGAGTCCGGGCTAGTCGTAGTTGCCCCAGTTCGGAAGTTGAACTCTAGTGCTTGGGCTTTTCTGAGACCATTTACTCCAACGATGTGGGGCGTCACAGGTATATTTTTCCTTGTTGTTGGAGCAGTTGTTTGGGTTTTGGAGCGCAGGACAAATGATGATTTCCAGGGTCATCCTAGAAAACAATTTGTCACGACCGTATG GTTTAGCTTTTCAACCATGTTTTTTACTCACA GAGAAAAGGTTGACAGCACCCTCGGTCGGTTAGTGCTTATCATATGGCTATTTGCGGTTCTCATACTGAATTCGAGTTACACTGCAAGTCTGACCTCAATCCTTACGGTGGAACAGCTTTCTTCCCCCATCAAAGGGATCGAAAGTTTAGCAACAAGCAATGATCCCATTGGTTACCAGAATGGTACGTTTATTGACAGTTATTTAACAGAAGAGTACCACATACAGAAGTCCAGACTTGTTCCTCTCAACTCGGAAGAAGGATATGAGAAAGCCTTGAAGGATGGTCCTCAGAAGGGTGGGGTCTCTGCAATTGTTGACATGCGTGCACGTTTGGAGTTCTTCCTGTCCACCAGATGCGAGTTTAGCATAGTAGGTCAAGAGTTCACCAAAATGGGGTGGGGTTTT GCCTTTCCAAGGGAGTCGCCACTGGCCGTTGACCTGTCAACAGCCATCTTGAAACTGTCTGAGAATGGggaattacaaaatattcatgaCAAGTGGCTTACAAGAAAAGCTTGCAGCTTAGAAGGTGCAAAGCAAGACGTAGATCGCCTTCCGCTTAAAAGCTTCTGGGGACTCTTTCTACTCTGTGGGTCAGCTTGCTTGATTGCTCTGCTTTTGTATATCATCAAGATGGTCCGCCAGTACATGAGGCGTTCTGGGCAGAGCTCACAATCGCAATCTGCACCAATTCAATCATTTCTGgcttttgttaaagaaaaagaagaggatgaTAATAGAATGGAATTAGAGGATGGACAAAGCGGGTCCAAGAGAAGGCGAAGGAAGATAGTCTCAAATGGAAGAGTGCGTAAATTAGATGAATCTGTAAACGATTCTGATCATGCTTCTGTTTGTAGTGGCATTGTGAATGAGGTCCACCGCGTAGTGTGA